TCACCACCATCCGTGGCCTGCCGCCGAACCTGATGCGTATCCCCAGCGGATGCCCGTTCCACCCGCGCTGCCCGTACGCCCGACAGGAGTGTGTCGACGTCGTGCCGACCGTGCACTCCCTCGGCAACGACCGGACCAGCGCCTGCCACTTCGCCCAGGAGGTGCTCGATGGCCGCATCTGATTCGACCAACCCGAAGGCCGCCACCAACGGCACCGGCCCGGCCCACGCCGCCGGAACCAAGCCGCGTGGTGAGACGGTGCTGCGGGTCGAGAACGTCGTCAAGCACTTCCCGATCACCCAGGGCGTCGTCTTCAAGCGGCAGATCGGCGCCGTGAAGGCGGTCGACGGGGTCAGCTTCGAACTGAACCGGGGCGAGACGCTCGGCATCGTCGGCGAGTCCGGCTGCGGCAAGTCGACGCTCGCCAAGCTGCTCATGCGGTTGGAGACCCCGACCGCCGGACGGGCGATGCTCGAGGGCCGGGACATGTTCAAGCTCTCCGGCGGGGAACTCCGCCGGATGCGCCGGAACGTGCAGATGGTCATGCAGGACCCGTACACCTCGCTGAACCCCCGGATGACGGTCGGCGACATCATCGGCGAGCCGTTCGACATCCACCCCGACGCGGCGCCGCGTGGCGCCCGCCGGCAGCGGGTGCAGGAGCTGCTGGAACTCGTCGGTCTGAACCCGGAGCACATCAACCGGTATCCGCACCAGTTCTCAGGCGGGCAGCGGCAGCGGATCGGGATCGCCCGGGCACTGGCGCTCAAGCCGGAGATCATCGTCTGCGACGAGCCGGTGTCGGCGCTGGACGTGTCGATCCAGGCACAGGTGATCAACCTGCTGGAGAGCCTCCAGGACGAGTTGGGGCTGTCGTACATCTTCATCGCGCACGACCTGTCGGTGGTCCGGCACATCGCCGACCGGGTCGCGGTGATGTACCTCGGCAAGATCGTGGAGATCGGCACCGAGGACGAGATCTACGAACGGCCGACGCATCCGTACACCCAGGCTCTGCTCTCCGCGGTGCCGGTGCCGGACCCGAAGGCCCGGGCGCAGCGCGAGATCATCCGGCTGGACGGCGACGTCCCCTCGCCGGCCAACCCGCCGTCGGGCTGCCGGTTCCGGACCCGGTGCTGGAAGGCGCAGGACATCTGCGCCACCACGGAGCCACAGCTGGTGCTCCGCGCCGTCGAGCCGCACCCGTCGGCCTGCCACTTCGCCGAACTCAGTGAGCGACAACTGGCATAAGAATTCACAAACCACCGAAACCCCTGACCAGGAACATCCCGCCTGGTGCGACGCCAACCTATGCACCGCCGACCCGGTCGCGAAGGCCGCTGACGGCTACCGGGCGGGTGCTGGCGAGCAACACCGGTCGGCCTCGGTCCCGCTGAACCTCACCACTGCCATATGGCTTCCGCGGCGGGCCGGTACGGCCTTTCTCACCGAGGCGGTAGCCCCGTGGCCGTGCGCGCCGTACCTGCGGGTGCGCCTCGGTGATGCGGAGCTGTCGATGCCCGCCGAGCATGCCGGCCCGGCGCTGACGACGCTGTCCGCGCTCGCTGCCTCCGCTGGTGAGGGGGTGGACCGGTGAGCAACCGTACGGACAAGGCGCTGCGTACGCTGACCGGGTTGACCGTCGCCGGGCTGGCCATCGTGGCAGGCGCGATCTCGTTCGCGCACATGACCGAACTCGCCATCGAGCACGGTCAGACTGGTTGGAAGGCGTACGCCTTTCCGATCAGTGTGGACGGGCTGGAGATCGTGGCGAGCCTGTACCTGGTGGTGCAGCGTCGCGCCGGTCGCCCCACGGGCTGGATTCCGTGGGTCGCGCTGGTGGTCGGCACTCTGGCCAGTCTCGCCGCGAACGTCGCGGTGGGCGGGCACGATCCGATCGGCAAGGCGTTGGCCGGGTGGCCCGCGCTGTCCATGCTCGTCTCGGTCAAGCTGCTGTTC
The nucleotide sequence above comes from Plantactinospora soyae. Encoded proteins:
- a CDS encoding ABC transporter ATP-binding protein; this encodes MAASDSTNPKAATNGTGPAHAAGTKPRGETVLRVENVVKHFPITQGVVFKRQIGAVKAVDGVSFELNRGETLGIVGESGCGKSTLAKLLMRLETPTAGRAMLEGRDMFKLSGGELRRMRRNVQMVMQDPYTSLNPRMTVGDIIGEPFDIHPDAAPRGARRQRVQELLELVGLNPEHINRYPHQFSGGQRQRIGIARALALKPEIIVCDEPVSALDVSIQAQVINLLESLQDELGLSYIFIAHDLSVVRHIADRVAVMYLGKIVEIGTEDEIYERPTHPYTQALLSAVPVPDPKARAQREIIRLDGDVPSPANPPSGCRFRTRCWKAQDICATTEPQLVLRAVEPHPSACHFAELSERQLA